A window of the Bacteroides thetaiotaomicron VPI-5482 genome harbors these coding sequences:
- the abc-f gene encoding ribosomal protection-like ABC-F family protein yields the protein MPISIQQISYIHPDKEVLFSDLNFAISKGQKLGLVGNNGCGKSTLLQIIAGQLAPSSGVIVRPDDLYYIPQHFGQYDSLTIAQALQIDHKQKALHAILAGDASIENFSILNDDWNIEERSVAALDSWGLGQFPLSYPMNLLSGGEKTRVFLAGMDIHNPSVILMDEPTNHLDSSGRQRLYDWVEKWRSTLLVVSHDRTLLNLLPEICELEKHQISYYGGNYEFYKEQKTLMQEALQQRIEEKEKALRTARKVARETAERRDKQNVRGEKRNLKKGVPRIVLNGLQSKSEKSTAKLTGAHQEKAEKLTDERNQLRSSLSPTAALKTDFNNSGLHTGKILVTAEEINFGYHPDQPQLWQAPLSFQLKSGDRLRIEGGNGSGKTTLLKIITGQLQPLKGTLIQANFTYVYLNQEYSIINDRNSILEQAYAFNGRNLPEHEIKIILNRYLFPASEWDKSCRKLSGGEKMRLAFCCLMISNNMPDMFILDEPTNNLDIQSIEIITATIKNYAGTVIAISHDNYFIQEIGVEQSIFLS from the coding sequence ATGCCTATTAGTATTCAACAAATCAGCTATATCCATCCGGATAAAGAAGTATTATTCAGTGACCTTAACTTTGCCATCAGTAAAGGGCAGAAGTTAGGATTAGTCGGCAACAACGGCTGTGGCAAATCTACCCTGCTGCAAATTATTGCCGGACAATTAGCACCCTCTTCCGGCGTCATCGTCCGACCGGACGACCTCTATTATATTCCCCAACATTTCGGGCAATATGATTCGTTGACCATCGCGCAAGCCTTACAGATAGACCATAAGCAGAAAGCACTACATGCTATCCTTGCGGGAGATGCCTCAATCGAAAATTTCAGCATATTGAACGACGACTGGAATATAGAAGAACGTTCCGTCGCCGCCCTCGATTCGTGGGGATTGGGCCAATTCCCACTATCCTACCCAATGAATCTGCTCAGCGGAGGAGAAAAGACACGCGTATTCCTCGCAGGTATGGACATTCATAATCCATCCGTCATACTGATGGATGAACCGACCAATCATCTCGATTCGTCAGGCAGACAACGTCTGTATGACTGGGTGGAAAAATGGCGTTCCACGCTGTTGGTAGTAAGCCATGACCGTACACTGCTGAATCTTCTTCCCGAAATATGTGAACTGGAAAAGCATCAGATCAGCTATTACGGTGGAAACTATGAATTTTACAAAGAACAAAAAACACTGATGCAAGAAGCCCTGCAACAACGCATCGAAGAAAAAGAAAAAGCGCTCCGCACCGCCCGCAAGGTAGCCCGCGAAACAGCTGAACGGAGGGATAAACAGAATGTACGTGGTGAAAAAAGAAACCTGAAAAAAGGTGTTCCGCGTATTGTACTGAACGGTTTGCAAAGCAAATCGGAAAAGAGCACTGCCAAACTAACCGGTGCCCATCAGGAGAAAGCCGAGAAGTTAACTGACGAGCGTAACCAACTCCGAAGTTCACTCTCGCCGACAGCTGCACTAAAGACTGACTTTAACAATTCCGGACTTCATACCGGTAAAATACTGGTTACGGCAGAGGAGATTAACTTCGGTTATCATCCCGATCAGCCACAACTTTGGCAAGCTCCTCTCAGCTTCCAGCTGAAAAGCGGGGACCGCCTTCGTATAGAAGGAGGCAACGGCAGCGGAAAAACAACTCTGCTGAAAATCATAACCGGACAACTTCAACCACTGAAAGGCACGCTCATACAGGCAAATTTCACCTATGTATATCTGAATCAGGAATATTCGATCATCAATGATCGAAACAGTATTTTGGAACAAGCCTATGCCTTCAATGGCCGCAACCTGCCGGAGCACGAAATAAAGATTATTCTGAACCGATATTTATTTCCGGCTTCCGAATGGGATAAATCTTGCCGGAAGCTAAGCGGCGGAGAGAAAATGAGACTTGCCTTTTGTTGCCTGATGATCAGTAATAATATGCCCGATATGTTTATACTGGACGAACCGACCAATAACCTGGATATACAAAGCATCGAAATTATTACCGCTACCATCAAAAACTATGCAGGTACTGTGATAGCCATCTCACACGATAATTATTTCATTCAGGAGATTGGAGTGGAACAAAGTATATTTTTAAGTTAA
- the nudC gene encoding NAD(+) diphosphatase, with amino-acid sequence MNQTAESLWFVFYKDELLLEKEGNGTFAIPCGEIPPILIKDKTTVHNITTLEGRNCKAYSVSQPIEETEQYAMIGLRASYEYLPLGHYQAAGKAHEILHWDRNSLFCSACGTPMEQKESIMKRCPNCGREVYPAISTAILVLVRKGDSILLVHARNFKGRFNSLVAGFLETGETLEECVAREVKEETGLDVKNITYFGNQPWPYPSGLMVGFIADYAGGEIKLQEEELSSGDFYTRDNLPELPRKLSLARKMIDWWLECSHK; translated from the coding sequence ATGAATCAAACAGCTGAATCCCTGTGGTTTGTCTTTTACAAAGACGAACTACTACTTGAAAAGGAGGGGAACGGTACATTTGCCATTCCCTGCGGAGAAATTCCTCCTATCCTGATCAAAGACAAGACTACAGTACACAATATCACCACACTGGAAGGAAGAAACTGCAAAGCTTATTCCGTATCCCAACCTATTGAAGAGACAGAGCAATATGCAATGATAGGGCTTCGCGCTTCTTACGAATACCTTCCGCTGGGACATTATCAGGCAGCAGGCAAAGCCCACGAAATACTGCATTGGGACAGAAACAGTCTGTTCTGCTCGGCTTGCGGCACTCCGATGGAACAAAAGGAATCTATCATGAAACGCTGTCCGAACTGTGGCCGTGAAGTGTATCCGGCTATCTCGACAGCCATCCTTGTTTTAGTGCGCAAAGGCGACTCCATACTTCTCGTTCATGCCCGCAACTTTAAAGGCAGATTCAACAGCCTTGTAGCCGGATTCCTCGAAACAGGCGAAACACTGGAAGAATGTGTAGCCCGCGAAGTGAAAGAGGAAACCGGACTGGACGTGAAGAATATCACTTATTTCGGCAACCAGCCCTGGCCCTACCCCAGCGGATTAATGGTAGGATTCATTGCCGATTATGCCGGAGGAGAAATCAAATTGCAAGAAGAGGAATTAAGCTCCGGTGATTTCTATACAAGAGATAATTTGCCGGAACTTCCACGAAAGTTGAGCCTGGCACGGAAAATGATCGACTGGTGGCTGGAATGCTCCCATAAATAA
- a CDS encoding Crp/Fnr family transcriptional regulator — translation MENIIKGIRRYYPVSDSSLEMLFSHMKKLELPKKHLLIHGGVSDRHVYFIEKGFCRSYCLRDGEEITIWFSREGDITFAMKDLYHNQPGYEYVELLEDCELYAIRIDELNQIYETNIEIANWGRIIHQECLLYMDIHHINRLYLPAKERYEQLLREQPDVIHRAQLGYIASFLGMTPQHLSRLRSES, via the coding sequence ATGGAGAACATCATCAAAGGAATCCGCCGATATTATCCGGTATCTGACAGCTCACTGGAAATGCTTTTCAGCCACATGAAAAAGCTGGAATTGCCAAAGAAACACTTACTGATACACGGCGGAGTATCAGATCGTCACGTCTACTTTATTGAGAAAGGATTTTGCCGCTCCTATTGCCTGCGTGACGGTGAAGAAATCACGATCTGGTTCTCACGCGAAGGCGATATCACTTTTGCGATGAAAGACTTATACCACAACCAACCGGGATACGAATATGTAGAGTTACTGGAAGATTGCGAACTATATGCCATACGCATTGATGAATTAAATCAGATTTATGAAACAAATATCGAAATTGCCAACTGGGGACGCATTATCCATCAGGAATGTCTGCTCTACATGGACATACACCACATAAACCGACTATACCTACCGGCCAAAGAACGCTACGAACAACTTCTACGCGAACAGCCGGATGTAATTCACCGTGCCCAACTGGGATATATAGCTTCCTTTCTTGGGATGACTCCACAACATTTAAGCCGCCTGCGCTCCGAATCCTGA
- a CDS encoding acyltransferase family protein, with the protein MINTLTSLRIFFALMVFGAHCYVLDTSFDAHFFKEGFVGVSFFFVLSGFIIAYNYQEKLLTKTTTKRTFWVARIARIYPLHLLTLLIAACIGGYVQYSDTTDWIKHFVASTFLLQPFFPSADYFFSFNSPSWSLGCEQLFYFCFPFVIPFLSSRRKLLVVLSICLPVMLAGMYLTADEQIKAYWYVNPITRLPDFFVGVLLYQIYQSLHNKKISSSTGTLLEVASVALFLLFYLCAADIPKVYRYSCYYWLPVSLMILIFAFQKGGISRLLSNRFLIIGGEISYSFYLIHLFIILTYTKMAALYQWQVSWMISVPLIFGITIILSLLSYYYFEKPANKWVKRILTKKQS; encoded by the coding sequence GTGATCAACACATTAACATCTTTACGAATATTCTTTGCCTTGATGGTATTCGGAGCACATTGCTATGTTCTGGATACAAGTTTCGATGCCCACTTCTTTAAAGAAGGATTTGTCGGAGTCAGTTTCTTTTTTGTCCTCAGCGGGTTTATTATTGCCTACAATTATCAGGAAAAACTACTGACAAAAACGACTACTAAACGCACGTTCTGGGTAGCACGTATTGCCCGCATTTATCCCCTGCATCTACTTACACTATTAATTGCCGCATGTATAGGAGGATATGTTCAATATAGCGATACGACGGACTGGATCAAACACTTTGTCGCCTCTACCTTTCTGTTACAGCCCTTCTTCCCCTCTGCCGATTATTTTTTCTCTTTCAACAGTCCTTCATGGAGCTTGGGGTGCGAACAGTTATTTTATTTCTGCTTTCCTTTCGTGATTCCTTTCTTAAGCAGCAGGCGAAAACTATTGGTTGTACTCTCAATCTGTCTTCCGGTCATGCTGGCAGGTATGTATCTGACTGCCGACGAACAAATCAAAGCATATTGGTATGTCAATCCCATCACCCGCCTGCCGGATTTTTTTGTGGGAGTATTACTTTATCAGATCTATCAGTCATTACACAATAAAAAAATTTCTTCCTCCACGGGAACATTGTTGGAAGTAGCATCCGTCGCTTTATTTCTTCTTTTTTATCTTTGTGCCGCAGATATACCTAAAGTATACCGTTATTCTTGCTATTACTGGTTACCTGTTTCTCTGATGATACTCATCTTTGCCTTCCAGAAGGGAGGTATATCCCGGCTATTATCCAATCGGTTTCTGATAATAGGTGGAGAAATCAGCTATAGTTTCTACCTGATACATTTGTTTATTATACTCACATATACGAAAATGGCAGCGCTCTATCAATGGCAGGTGTCATGGATGATCAGTGTTCCCCTCATTTTCGGTATCACCATTATACTTAGTTTACTTTCTTACTATTATTTCGAAAAGCCCGCCAATAAATGGGTAAAACGAATACTAACTAAAAAACAATCATAA
- a CDS encoding DUF418 domain-containing protein has product MELLKKTPRIEVVDALRGFAVMAILLVHNLEHFIFPVYPESSPEWLSILDAGVFNAVFSLFAGKSYAIFALLFGFTFYIQSHNQQLKGKDFGYRFLWRLVLLAGFATLNAAFFPAGDVLLLFVVVGIILFIVRKWSDKAILITAILFSLQPIEWFHYIMSLFNPAYTLPDLNVGAMYSEVADYTKNGTFWEFLIGNVTLGQKASLFWAIGAGRFLQTAGLFLFGLYIGRKELFVTSESHLKFWTKALIIAAISFAPLYSLKEQIMQSDSSLIQQTVGTAFDMWQKFAFTIVLIASFILLYQKAKFQKTVSNLRFYGKMSLTNYITQSIMGAIIYFPFGFYLAPYCGYTLSLIIGIILFLLQVQFCKWWLSKHKQGPLETIWHKWTWLGAKK; this is encoded by the coding sequence ATGGAATTATTAAAAAAGACACCACGAATTGAAGTAGTAGATGCCCTCAGAGGATTTGCAGTTATGGCCATCCTCTTGGTACATAATCTGGAACATTTCATTTTCCCCGTTTATCCGGAAAGTTCTCCCGAATGGCTTAGCATTTTAGATGCCGGAGTGTTTAATGCAGTATTTTCACTGTTCGCCGGAAAATCTTATGCCATATTCGCACTGCTTTTCGGATTTACTTTCTATATCCAATCGCATAATCAGCAGTTGAAAGGCAAAGATTTCGGCTACCGTTTTTTATGGAGACTGGTTTTACTTGCCGGTTTTGCCACTCTTAACGCGGCTTTCTTTCCGGCTGGAGATGTTTTGCTTCTGTTTGTTGTTGTCGGTATCATATTATTTATTGTACGCAAATGGAGCGATAAGGCTATTTTAATCACCGCTATCTTATTTTCATTACAGCCTATTGAATGGTTCCATTATATAATGAGTCTGTTCAATCCTGCCTACACCCTGCCCGATCTGAATGTCGGAGCCATGTATAGCGAAGTGGCAGATTACACCAAAAACGGAACTTTTTGGGAATTCCTCATTGGCAACGTCACATTAGGACAGAAAGCGAGCTTATTCTGGGCCATTGGTGCCGGACGCTTCTTACAGACTGCCGGACTTTTCCTGTTCGGTCTGTACATCGGACGCAAAGAACTGTTCGTCACTTCCGAGTCTCATCTAAAATTCTGGACCAAAGCACTGATCATTGCAGCTATCAGTTTCGCTCCGCTTTACTCTTTGAAAGAGCAGATCATGCAAAGTGACAGCAGCCTGATTCAACAGACCGTAGGGACAGCTTTCGATATGTGGCAGAAATTCGCATTTACCATCGTACTGATTGCTTCCTTCATCTTACTTTATCAGAAGGCTAAGTTCCAGAAAACCGTTTCCAACCTGCGCTTTTACGGAAAAATGAGTCTGACTAACTACATCACACAATCTATTATGGGAGCTATCATCTACTTCCCATTCGGATTTTATCTAGCTCCCTATTGCGGATATACGCTCAGTCTGATTATCGGAATCATTCTGTTCCTATTGCAGGTACAGTTCTGTAAATGGTGGCTGTCGAAGCACAAACAAGGACCATTGGAAACCATCTGGCACAAATGGACTTGGTTGGGAGCTAAGAAATAA
- a CDS encoding phospho-sugar mutase, whose protein sequence is MENQELIKQVTEKAEKWLTPAYDAETQAEVKRMLENEDKTELIEAFYKDLEFGTGGLRGIMGVGSNRMNIYTVGAATQGLSNYLKKNFKDLPQISVVVGHDCRNNSRLFAETSANIFSANGIKVYLFDDMRPTPEMSFAIRHLGCQSGIILTASHNPKEYNGYKAYWDDGAQVLAPHDAGIIDEVNNIASAADIKFKGNPDLIQIIGEDIDKIYLDMVKTVSIDPEAIARHKDMKIVYTPIHGTGMMLIPRALKMWGFENVFTVPEQMIKDGNFPTVISPNPENAEALSMAVNLAKEIDADLVMASDPDADRVGIACKDDKGEWVLINGNQTCMMYLYYILTQYKQLGKIKGNEFCVKTIVTTELIKKIADKNNIEMLDCYTGFKWIAREIRLREGKKKYIGGGEESYGFLAEDFVRDKDAVSACCLIAEVAAWAKDNGKSLYQLLLDIYVEYGFSKEFTVNVVKPGKSGAEEIKAMMENFRANPPKELGGSKVILSKDYKTLKQTDAEGKVTDLDMPETSNVLQYFTEDGSKVSVRPSGTEPKIKFYMEVQGEMGCRNCFASADAAAMEKIEAVKKSLGI, encoded by the coding sequence ATGGAAAATCAGGAACTTATCAAGCAGGTCACTGAGAAAGCCGAAAAATGGCTGACCCCGGCTTATGATGCCGAAACTCAGGCTGAAGTGAAACGCATGTTGGAGAACGAAGATAAAACCGAATTGATCGAAGCATTCTACAAAGATCTTGAATTTGGAACGGGTGGTTTGCGTGGTATCATGGGAGTAGGTAGCAACCGCATGAATATCTATACGGTAGGTGCTGCTACACAGGGCCTTTCCAACTATCTGAAGAAGAACTTCAAAGATCTGCCTCAGATTTCTGTAGTGGTTGGTCACGACTGTCGTAACAACAGCCGTCTGTTCGCTGAAACTTCAGCCAACATTTTCTCAGCTAATGGCATCAAAGTATATCTGTTTGATGATATGCGTCCGACTCCGGAGATGTCTTTCGCAATCCGTCACCTCGGTTGCCAGAGCGGTATTATCCTGACTGCTTCTCACAATCCGAAAGAATACAACGGTTACAAAGCATACTGGGATGATGGTGCGCAAGTACTGGCTCCGCACGATGCTGGTATCATTGATGAAGTGAATAATATCGCTTCCGCTGCTGATATCAAGTTCAAGGGGAACCCGGATCTGATTCAGATCATCGGTGAAGATATTGACAAGATTTACCTCGATATGGTGAAGACAGTTTCTATTGATCCGGAAGCTATCGCCCGTCATAAGGATATGAAGATCGTTTATACTCCGATTCACGGTACAGGTATGATGTTGATTCCGCGCGCTTTGAAGATGTGGGGATTCGAAAATGTATTTACTGTTCCCGAACAGATGATCAAAGACGGTAACTTCCCGACAGTAATATCTCCGAATCCGGAAAATGCCGAAGCGCTTTCTATGGCTGTCAATCTGGCTAAAGAAATTGATGCCGATCTTGTGATGGCTTCCGATCCGGATGCCGACCGTGTAGGTATCGCCTGCAAGGACGACAAGGGAGAATGGGTACTGATCAACGGTAACCAGACTTGTATGATGTATCTTTACTATATTCTGACTCAGTACAAACAATTGGGTAAGATCAAGGGTAATGAGTTCTGTGTGAAGACTATCGTTACTACCGAACTTATCAAGAAGATTGCTGATAAGAATAACATCGAAATGCTCGACTGCTACACCGGATTCAAGTGGATCGCACGTGAAATCCGTCTGCGTGAAGGCAAAAAGAAATATATCGGTGGTGGTGAAGAGAGTTACGGCTTCCTTGCCGAAGACTTCGTACGTGATAAAGATGCCGTATCAGCTTGCTGTCTGATTGCAGAAGTAGCTGCATGGGCAAAAGATAACGGTAAGTCATTGTACCAGTTGTTGCTGGATATCTACGTAGAATATGGATTCTCCAAAGAATTCACAGTGAACGTAGTGAAACCGGGCAAGAGCGGTGCTGAAGAAATCAAAGCTATGATGGAAAACTTCCGTGCTAATCCTCCGAAAGAACTGGGTGGCTCCAAGGTGATTTTGAGCAAAGACTATAAGACGCTGAAACAGACAGATGCAGAAGGCAAGGTGACTGACCTTGATATGCCGGAAACATCTAATGTGCTCCAATACTTCACTGAAGATGGAAGCAAAGTTTCAGTTCGCCCGTCGGGAACAGAACCGAAGATCAAATTCTATATGGAAGTACAAGGAGAAATGGGTTGTCGCAACTGTTTCGCTTCTGCTGATGCTGCTGCAATGGAAAAGATTGAAGCAGTGAAGAAGTCATTAGGTATTTGA
- a CDS encoding C69 family dipeptidase — protein MKKRIILSAVLFLAALANSFACTNLIVGKNASTDGSTIVSYSADSYGLFGELYHYPAATYPKGTMLKVYEWDTGKYLGEIEQARQTYNVTGNMNEFQVTIGETTFGGRPELADSTGIIDYGSLIYIGLQRSRSAREAIRIMTDLVQQYGYYSGGESFTIADPNEIWIMEMIGKGPGVRGAVWVAVRVPDDCISAHANQSRIHQFDMNDKENCITSPDVISFAREKGYFNGVNKDFSFAEAYAPLDFGARRFCEARVWSYFNKYTDHGNDYLPYIEGKTDTPMPLFVKPNRKLSVQDVKDMMRDHYEGTPLDISNDFGAGPYKTPYRLSPLNFKVGDKEYFNERPISTQQSGFVFVAQMRANKPDPIGGVLWFGVDDANMAVFTPVYCCTTKAPLCYTRVDGADYITFSWNSAFWIFNWVSNMVYPRYDLMIGDVRATQKEMETTFNNAQEGIEEMAAKLLAKDKNAAIAFLTNYTNMTAQSTFDTWKQLGTFLIVKYNDGVVKRVKDGQFERNSIGQPAGVIRPGYPKEFLEEYVKQTGERYLVK, from the coding sequence ATGAAGAAAAGAATCATTCTATCTGCTGTCCTGTTTTTGGCGGCTTTGGCGAATTCTTTCGCTTGTACGAACCTGATTGTCGGCAAAAATGCTTCGACTGACGGTTCGACTATTGTTTCCTATTCGGCCGACTCGTATGGCCTGTTTGGTGAGCTTTATCATTATCCGGCTGCTACATATCCCAAAGGGACGATGTTGAAAGTCTATGAATGGGATACGGGTAAGTATTTGGGCGAAATCGAACAGGCACGCCAGACTTATAATGTGACTGGCAATATGAATGAATTTCAAGTGACTATCGGTGAAACCACCTTCGGCGGACGTCCGGAACTGGCAGATTCTACCGGAATCATCGACTACGGAAGTCTGATTTATATCGGATTGCAACGTTCACGTTCTGCTCGCGAGGCGATCCGTATCATGACTGATTTGGTACAGCAATATGGCTATTATAGTGGAGGGGAATCGTTTACGATTGCCGATCCGAATGAAATCTGGATTATGGAAATGATCGGTAAGGGGCCGGGGGTACGTGGTGCCGTCTGGGTGGCTGTACGTGTACCGGATGACTGTATTTCGGCTCATGCCAATCAATCCCGTATTCATCAGTTTGACATGAACGACAAAGAAAACTGTATCACTTCTCCGGATGTGATTTCCTTCGCTCGCGAGAAAGGTTACTTCAATGGAGTGAACAAGGATTTCAGCTTTGCTGAGGCTTATGCGCCCCTTGATTTCGGTGCCCGTCGCTTCTGCGAAGCCCGTGTGTGGAGCTATTTCAATAAATATACTGACCATGGAAATGACTATCTTCCTTATATCGAAGGAAAGACAGATACTCCGATGCCTCTTTTCGTAAAGCCGAACCGTAAACTTTCCGTACAGGACGTGAAAGATATGATGCGTGACCACTACGAAGGAACACCGCTTGATATTTCCAATGATTTCGGTGCCGGTCCTTATAAAACCCCGTACCGCCTTTCTCCACTGAATTTCAAGGTAGGTGATAAGGAGTATTTTAACGAACGTCCGATTTCGACTCAACAAAGTGGCTTCGTATTTGTTGCACAAATGCGTGCCAACAAGCCGGACCCCATAGGCGGAGTTCTTTGGTTTGGAGTGGACGATGCGAATATGGCCGTATTTACTCCTGTTTATTGCTGTACGACGAAAGCTCCGTTATGCTATACACGTGTAGATGGCGCAGATTACATCACTTTCTCCTGGAATTCCGCTTTCTGGATTTTCAACTGGGTGTCTAATATGGTCTATCCACGTTATGATCTGATGATCGGTGACGTGCGTGCAACTCAGAAAGAGATGGAAACGACCTTTAATAATGCGCAGGAAGGTATTGAAGAAATGGCTGCCAAATTGCTGGCAAAAGATAAGAATGCCGCAATCGCTTTCCTGACTAACTATACTAATATGACCGCCCAGAGTACTTTTGATACTTGGAAGCAACTGGGCACTTTCCTGATTGTGAAGTACAACGACGGAGTAGTGAAGCGCGTGAAGGACGGACAATTTGAACGGAATTCTATCGGACAGCCTGCCGGTGTCATTCGTCCGGGATATCCGAAGGAGTTTCTGGAGGAATATGTGAAGCAGACAGGAGAGAGATATTTGGTGAAATAG
- a CDS encoding M23 family metallopeptidase, with amino-acid sequence MKRYIAALLLACCVEGYAQEKKQAAFVPPFDFPLTLSGNFGEIRSNHFHGGLDFKTGGTIGKPVRALADGYISRIRVTNGSGYVLDVCYHNGYSTINRHLSAFLSPIAERVKKLQYENENWEVEIIPEPDEYPVKAGQRIALSGNTGYSFGPHLHLDVFETETGDYIDPMPFFKKNLKDTRAPKADGIMLFPQLGKGVVSGSQENKTILPNSEHPVEAWGVIGTGIKAYDYMDGVNNHYGVYSVVLTVDGTEVFRSTVDRFSQEENRMINSWTYGQYMKSFIDPGNTLRLLKASNDNRGLVTIDEERDYQFQYTLKDAFGNTSRYHFTVRGKKQPIEPLNHREKYFFAWDKTNYLQEPGLSLVVPKGMLYDNVPLQYQIKADSGAVAFTYQLNDKPVPLHASCELRIGLRRKPVADTTKYYVARVTPKGTKYSVGGKYEDGFMKASIRELGTYTVALDTVPPEIIPVNKNLWGRNGKIVYRLKDEGAGIASYRGTIDGEYALFGRPNIVKSYWECVLDPKHVKKGGKHTVEMTVTDACGNQTVSKETFVW; translated from the coding sequence ATGAAAAGATATATTGCTGCTTTATTATTGGCCTGTTGCGTGGAGGGGTATGCACAGGAAAAAAAGCAGGCTGCCTTTGTGCCACCTTTCGACTTTCCCCTTACATTGAGTGGAAACTTCGGAGAAATTCGTTCCAATCACTTTCATGGCGGATTAGATTTTAAGACGGGAGGAACAATCGGCAAACCGGTTCGGGCACTTGCTGACGGGTATATCTCACGTATACGTGTTACCAATGGTTCGGGGTATGTGCTTGACGTCTGCTATCACAACGGCTATTCCACTATCAACCGCCATTTGAGCGCTTTTCTGTCTCCTATTGCCGAAAGGGTAAAGAAACTTCAATATGAAAATGAGAACTGGGAAGTAGAAATCATCCCCGAACCCGATGAATATCCGGTGAAAGCCGGACAGCGGATTGCGTTGAGTGGGAATACCGGATACTCATTCGGACCGCATCTTCATCTGGATGTGTTCGAGACGGAGACGGGAGACTATATCGATCCTATGCCTTTCTTTAAAAAGAATCTGAAAGATACACGTGCCCCGAAAGCGGATGGAATCATGCTTTTTCCGCAGCTTGGCAAAGGAGTGGTCAGTGGAAGTCAGGAAAATAAAACGATTCTGCCGAACAGTGAACATCCGGTGGAAGCATGGGGGGTAATCGGCACAGGTATCAAAGCGTATGACTACATGGACGGGGTAAATAATCATTATGGAGTGTATTCCGTAGTACTTACAGTAGATGGTACAGAAGTGTTCCGTAGCACCGTAGACCGCTTTTCGCAGGAAGAAAACCGAATGATAAACTCCTGGACGTATGGGCAGTACATGAAATCCTTTATTGATCCCGGAAATACATTACGGTTGTTGAAAGCCTCGAACGATAACCGTGGTTTGGTAACGATTGACGAAGAACGGGATTATCAGTTTCAATATACATTGAAAGATGCTTTTGGCAATACTTCCCGCTATCACTTTACGGTACGTGGCAAGAAACAGCCGATTGAACCATTGAATCATCGGGAAAAATACTTCTTTGCCTGGGATAAGACGAATTATCTGCAGGAACCGGGGTTGAGTCTGGTTGTTCCGAAGGGAATGCTATATGATAATGTACCTCTTCAATATCAGATAAAAGCGGATAGCGGAGCGGTCGCATTTACCTATCAGTTGAATGATAAGCCGGTCCCGCTACATGCAAGCTGTGAATTGCGAATCGGATTGCGGCGCAAACCAGTGGCGGACACTACGAAATATTACGTGGCGCGAGTGACCCCTAAAGGGACTAAATACAGCGTAGGAGGGAAGTACGAAGATGGATTTATGAAAGCATCTATTCGTGAACTGGGCACATATACGGTTGCTTTGGACACTGTTCCTCCGGAAATTATACCTGTTAACAAGAACTTGTGGGGACGAAACGGAAAGATTGTCTATCGGCTGAAAGATGAAGGAGCAGGTATCGCTTCCTATCGGGGAACGATTGACGGTGAATATGCACTTTTCGGTCGTCCCAATATTGTAAAGTCTTACTGGGAATGTGTGCTTGACCCGAAACATGTGAAGAAAGGCGGCAAGCATACCGTAGAAATGACTGTCACGGATGCTTGTGGAAATCAGACCGTTTCGAAGGAAACCTTTGTTTGGTAA